The DNA region CATCAGAGTAACTTCTAGTGCTTTCAAAACGCGCCTCGCGTGCTAGAATGAAAATGAGACTTGTAGGAAAACGTCTCTAGAACGGGAGCGATCGAGATGAACATTAAAGTCTTATTGGGGTTGGTCGCTTTACTGTGTGCTCTTGCGATTTGCACCATTCTGAACCTGGCCAGCGGGGTGTTCATTCCATTGGTGGTCGCGTGGTTCATGTTGCAGGTTTTTCGTCCCATCATCGACCTAGGGCGTAAGATCAAATTACCTCAGTTTTTGAACGTCATTCTTGTCTTCGCCGTTTTTTTCGGTCTCTGCTACGTTGGTATCAGTTTCGGCGCCAGACAAATTGTGGAATTTAGCCGCACCTTCAATCAGTACTACTCGAAACTCAACGAAATAACCCTCGATGCCTTGAAATTGCTACAAATTCCGCCTGAATCCATCCCCCGTATTAGTTGGATGGACATTTTGGGACGGTACCTGCGCAACATCTCAGAGATTGTCTTTGCTCTTTCCAGCAAGTTCGTGCTGGTCCTCGTCTTCTTGATGTTCATGCTGCTGGAGGCTCCTTTCTTAGACAACAAAATCGACCGCGCTTTCTCCGGGCACAACGCCACAAAAATCAAAAACATCATGACCTCAGTGTCCGATCAGATCAGCAACTATCTCGGGACCCTGACCCTCATCAGCTTGGCGACGGGATCCTGCGCGTGGTTGGCTCTGGAAATTCTGGGTGTGAAGCTGGCCGCGGGCTGGGGAGTTTTGACGTTCCTGTTGAACTTCATCCCCACGGTGGGGTCCATCATTGCCACCATCCCTCCCGTCATGATGGCGGCGCTGCAATTCTCTCCAGGATACATCAAACCGGTCGTGACGTTGCTTTCTCTTGGGGCAATACAGATGACCATCGGCAACGTTATCACCCCCAAGGTCGTCGGAGATCGTCTGGGGTTGAGTCCTGTGGTCATTCTGCTCTCCCTCCTGCTCTGGGGAACGATATGGGGAATCCCGGGGGCGCTTTTGTCCGTGCCCATCGCGTCCACCATCAAAATCGTCTGTGAAAATTTTCCATCTCTCCAACCCATCGCTATCATGATGGGAAGTGGCACGGAAAAAACAAGAGAATCAAACTCTGCGCCTTTAGATTTGGAAAACCTGGAAAAAGAAGAGCAAAAATCGTAAAAATCCTCGGTCTTGTTCCGTGAGCTA from Synergistaceae bacterium includes:
- a CDS encoding AI-2E family transporter; this translates as MNIKVLLGLVALLCALAICTILNLASGVFIPLVVAWFMLQVFRPIIDLGRKIKLPQFLNVILVFAVFFGLCYVGISFGARQIVEFSRTFNQYYSKLNEITLDALKLLQIPPESIPRISWMDILGRYLRNISEIVFALSSKFVLVLVFLMFMLLEAPFLDNKIDRAFSGHNATKIKNIMTSVSDQISNYLGTLTLISLATGSCAWLALEILGVKLAAGWGVLTFLLNFIPTVGSIIATIPPVMMAALQFSPGYIKPVVTLLSLGAIQMTIGNVITPKVVGDRLGLSPVVILLSLLLWGTIWGIPGALLSVPIASTIKIVCENFPSLQPIAIMMGSGTEKTRESNSAPLDLENLEKEEQKS